A single region of the Mustela lutreola isolate mMusLut2 chromosome 2, mMusLut2.pri, whole genome shotgun sequence genome encodes:
- the LOC131825142 gene encoding OX-2 membrane glycoprotein-like isoform X2, translating to MGRPVFRRSFCRLSAYRLIWFFAAVMPCRAKVVTQNEKRPLNTPASLRCSLQNSEEVLIVTWQKIKPVSPENMVTFSKNHGVVVQPAYKDKINITELELKNSTITFWNTTLEDEGCYKCLFNTFGSGKISGIACLTLSVQPTVFLHYKFFEDHLNITCSANARPAPVISWKVSGSGIDNSTEVLSHPNGTTSVTSVLQVKDPKSQVGKEVVCQVLHLGNVTSVTQTVDKGFWFSVPLLLSIVSLVILLVLISILLYWKRHRNQD from the exons ATGGGGAGGCCG GTGTTCAGGAGGTCCTTCTGTCGTCTGTCTGCCTACAGATTGATTTGGTTCTTTGCAGCAGTGATGCCATGCAGGGCGAAAG TGGTGACCCAAAATGAAAAAAGGCCACTGAACACACCTGCTTCCTTAAGATGCTCTCTGCAAAATTCTGAGGAAGTCTTGATTGTGACATGGCAGAAAATCAAGCCTGTTAGCCCAGAAAACATGGTCACCTTCAGCAAGAACCATGGGGTTGTGGTCCAGCCCGCCTATAAGGACAAGATAAACATCACTGAGCTGGAACTCAAGAACTCAACCATCACGTTCTGGAATACCACCCTGGAGGATGAAGGGTGTTACAAGTGCCTCTTCAATACTTTTGGTTCTGGGAAGATCTCAGGAATAGCCTGCCTCACCCTCTCTG tACAGCCCACAGTGTTCCTTCACTATAAATTCTTCGAAGACCACCTGAATATCACTTGCTCTGCCAATGCCCGCCCAGCCCCTGTGATCTCCTGGAAGGTGTCTGGGTCAGGGATTGACAACAGTACTGAGGTTCTCTCCCACCCCAATGGGACCACATCTGTCACGAGCGTCCTTCAGGTCAAAGACCCCAAGAGTcaggtggggaaggaggtggTCTGCCAGGTGCTTCACCTGGGGAACGTGACCAGCGTCACGCAAACTGTGGATAAAG GCTTTTGGTTTTCAGTTCCGCTCTTGTTAAGCATTGTTTCCTTGGTAATACTCCTGGTTTTAATTTCTATCTTATTATACTGGAAACGTCATCGGAACCAAGACTGA
- the LOC131825142 gene encoding OX-2 membrane glycoprotein-like isoform X3 → MVTFSKNHGVVVQPAYKDKINITELELKNSTITFWNTTLEDEGCYKCLFNTFGSGKISGIACLTLSVQPTVFLHYKFFEDHLNITCSANARPAPVISWKVSGSGIDNSTEVLSHPNGTTSVTSVLQVKDPKSQVGKEVVCQVLHLGNVTSVTQTVDKGFWFSVPLLLSIVSLVILLVLISILLYWKRHRNQD, encoded by the exons ATGGTCACCTTCAGCAAGAACCATGGGGTTGTGGTCCAGCCCGCCTATAAGGACAAGATAAACATCACTGAGCTGGAACTCAAGAACTCAACCATCACGTTCTGGAATACCACCCTGGAGGATGAAGGGTGTTACAAGTGCCTCTTCAATACTTTTGGTTCTGGGAAGATCTCAGGAATAGCCTGCCTCACCCTCTCTG tACAGCCCACAGTGTTCCTTCACTATAAATTCTTCGAAGACCACCTGAATATCACTTGCTCTGCCAATGCCCGCCCAGCCCCTGTGATCTCCTGGAAGGTGTCTGGGTCAGGGATTGACAACAGTACTGAGGTTCTCTCCCACCCCAATGGGACCACATCTGTCACGAGCGTCCTTCAGGTCAAAGACCCCAAGAGTcaggtggggaaggaggtggTCTGCCAGGTGCTTCACCTGGGGAACGTGACCAGCGTCACGCAAACTGTGGATAAAG GCTTTTGGTTTTCAGTTCCGCTCTTGTTAAGCATTGTTTCCTTGGTAATACTCCTGGTTTTAATTTCTATCTTATTATACTGGAAACGTCATCGGAACCAAGACTGA
- the LOC131825142 gene encoding OX-2 membrane glycoprotein-like isoform X1: MDRSSWLPEGSCQVFRRSFCRLSAYRLIWFFAAVMPCRAKVVTQNEKRPLNTPASLRCSLQNSEEVLIVTWQKIKPVSPENMVTFSKNHGVVVQPAYKDKINITELELKNSTITFWNTTLEDEGCYKCLFNTFGSGKISGIACLTLSVQPTVFLHYKFFEDHLNITCSANARPAPVISWKVSGSGIDNSTEVLSHPNGTTSVTSVLQVKDPKSQVGKEVVCQVLHLGNVTSVTQTVDKGFWFSVPLLLSIVSLVILLVLISILLYWKRHRNQD; this comes from the exons ATGGATAGGAGCAGTTGGCTGCCAGAGGGAAGCTGTCAG GTGTTCAGGAGGTCCTTCTGTCGTCTGTCTGCCTACAGATTGATTTGGTTCTTTGCAGCAGTGATGCCATGCAGGGCGAAAG TGGTGACCCAAAATGAAAAAAGGCCACTGAACACACCTGCTTCCTTAAGATGCTCTCTGCAAAATTCTGAGGAAGTCTTGATTGTGACATGGCAGAAAATCAAGCCTGTTAGCCCAGAAAACATGGTCACCTTCAGCAAGAACCATGGGGTTGTGGTCCAGCCCGCCTATAAGGACAAGATAAACATCACTGAGCTGGAACTCAAGAACTCAACCATCACGTTCTGGAATACCACCCTGGAGGATGAAGGGTGTTACAAGTGCCTCTTCAATACTTTTGGTTCTGGGAAGATCTCAGGAATAGCCTGCCTCACCCTCTCTG tACAGCCCACAGTGTTCCTTCACTATAAATTCTTCGAAGACCACCTGAATATCACTTGCTCTGCCAATGCCCGCCCAGCCCCTGTGATCTCCTGGAAGGTGTCTGGGTCAGGGATTGACAACAGTACTGAGGTTCTCTCCCACCCCAATGGGACCACATCTGTCACGAGCGTCCTTCAGGTCAAAGACCCCAAGAGTcaggtggggaaggaggtggTCTGCCAGGTGCTTCACCTGGGGAACGTGACCAGCGTCACGCAAACTGTGGATAAAG GCTTTTGGTTTTCAGTTCCGCTCTTGTTAAGCATTGTTTCCTTGGTAATACTCCTGGTTTTAATTTCTATCTTATTATACTGGAAACGTCATCGGAACCAAGACTGA